The window GGTGTAGAGCTGCGCGAAAGTCGGCGGCTGCTGGAGAACCGCGCCGGTGCGCAGGGCGAGATCATCGTCGGTCTTTCCGCTGTAGTTGCCGAGCAGACCGCGGAGGGTCCCCTGACGGGAAGTGGGCAGCGCGAAGTTGACGTCGATGTACCCATTGTTCAGCGTGACGATCAGCCGGTCGTGGCCCGGGTAGTAGACGACATAGGACACCGCATCCTTGCGGCGCAGGCGCCCTCCCCCCGGCAGCGGGACGGTGTTGCCCACGGCCAGGGAGACAGCGCCCCCGTTGACCTTCACCTGCGGGGTGGCGTCCAGATAGAAGCCCACGCGGCTCGTCCCCACCTGGGTCGCCAGCGCCGTCATCACGCTGACGTCTTTGCTCCCATTCCAGGGGCGCATCCGTGCCTGGACCGTGAGGGGAGCCCCCCGCGTGCTCTCGACGAGGATGAACTCGCCGACGCCCTGAAAGTCGTACGCCAGCCCATCGAAGGTGCCCAGGTGCGGGTCTCCCCAGCCGTACGAGATGCCGCACTCGCCCGGGGTGTTCACCTGGCAGCCATCCCGGTACTGGAGCACCAGGACGTCCTTCTCCCCGGCGTTCATCGTCGCCGGGCTGGTGAACTCCCCCTCCGTGAAGCCCGCGATGTAGACCCGGTCGTTGATGTCGGCGGCAATGCCGTTGCCGCTCTCCATCACCTTGGTGGGATCCAACGCGTTGACCGAGCCGAGCTGCCGCGTCACGAGCTTCGTGCCCGCCGCGTCGTACTTCACCATGAAGATGTTGTCGCTGTCGGCCGAGGTGTTGGTGTCGAGATCGAAGTTGGTGCGGCCCGTGATGTAGACGTTGGCTCCCCCGTCGGAGGCAATGGCCTGCGCCATGTCATTGCCCGCGCTGCCCATCTGCCGCGACCACACCCGCGTGCCGTCCGCGGCGAACTTCACCACGATGGCGTCGAGCAACCCCATGTGGGGTTGCCCGTCGAAGGAAGCCCCCGTGTACCCCACGACGTAAACGTCGACGATCCCATCGAGCCGGCGCGAGGTGGCCACCCCATAGATGGAGTCCGCCTGGTTCGTGCCCATCTGCTTGACCCACTGGAGCGTCCCCGCGGCGTTGTACTTGGCCAGGAACAGATCCGTGGCCCCCGCGTTGGTTCCGTTCAGGTTCCCATCGGTGTGCCCCGCGACGTAGACGTTGTCGTTGGCATCCGTGGCCACCCCTCGCACCTGCTCCATGCTGGCCGTGCCCAGCTGCCGGGTCCACACCCAGGTCCCCGCCGCGTTGTACTTGGTCAGGAACATGTCGAAGCCGCCGGCGTTCGGCTGGCCATGGATGGAGCCCATCGTGTGGCCCGTGACGTAAATGGCGCCGGTCTTGTCGGTGGTCACCGCCATGACCATCTCGGTGGCCGTGGAGCCGAACTGGCGAGACCAGACGGTGGTACCGGTCGCCGGATCCACCCGCAGCAGGACCGCGTCCATCATCCCCTGGTTCGCTCCGCCAAAGGAACCGGCGGTGTAGCCCGCCAGGTAGACCTGATGCGGCGTGCTTCCCATGTACGTGGCAACCCCCATCCCAAAGTCCTGGACGGGCGTGCCGTACTGCTTCGACCAGAGCTTGTTCCCGGCCGCGTTGTGCTTGACGAGGATGAAGTCGTTCTGGCCGATGGGGGTATTGCCGTCGAAGCTGCTGTTGGACTGGCCCACCGTGTAGGCGCCCTCGTCCGTGGCCACGACGGCCTGCCCCTGATCCTGGGCGACGGCGCCGAGTTGCTGGAGCCAGTTCAGCGTATCCCCAATGCCCGTGGGCACCATCTGGATCGAGACGCCGGAGGACGCGACCGGCACCGGCGAAGCGGCGCCCGCGGGCGCTCCCACGGAGACACCCACACATAACAGCCAGTTCCAAACACGCATCTTCAGGCCCTCCTCCTTACAAATCCAGCGGTGAGAAAAAACGAAGCGGGGACCATGGCCTGAACGCCACGGCCCCCGCGGATGCAACTTCGCTACGGCTTACAGCGCGCCCTTGTAGAGCAGCAGGTTCGGCGTGCCCGCGGGGTTGCCCGTGATGGCGTTCGGGGTGGCGTTGGACTTGATCCACTGGTCGATGGCGGCCGAGGAATCGTCGCCGAAGTTGCCCTTGTAGAGCGCCGCCACGCCCGCGATGTGCGGGGAGGCCATCGAGGTGCCGCTGATGGTGTTCGTCCCACCGTTCAGCCACGTCGAGGTGATGCCCGAGCCCGGGGCGTACACGTCGATGCAGGGCCCGTAGTTGGAGTAGTAGGCGCGCGCGTCATTGCTCTCCGAGGCGGCCGCCGTGGTGGCAGCAGCCGCGCTGGCCGGCGAGTAGCCGCAGGCATCCGCGCCGCTGTTGCCCGCGGCCACCGCGACGAAGATGCCCGAGTTGGCCAGGTTGTTCACCGCGTCGTTCACCGCCTGGGAGAACCCGCCGCCCAGGCTCATGTTGGCCACGGCCGGCTTGGTGCCGTTGGTGCGCACCCAGTCCACGCCCGCGATGACGCCCGCGTAGGAGCCCGAGCCGTTGCAGCCCAGCACCTTCACGCCGTAGAGGTATACGCCCTTGGCCACGCCCCAGGTGTTGCCACCGATGGTGCCCGCCACGTGGGTGCCGTGACCGTTGCAGTCATTGGCATTTCCATCCCCGGTGGAGTTGAACACGCTCGCCGCACGCCCACCGAAGTCCGGGTGGTTCGGCGTGACGCCCGTATCGATAATATAGGCGTTCACCCCGAAGGCGGGCTGGCCATAGGTATAGGTGGTGCTCAGCGGCAGGGCGCGCTGGTCAATGCGGTCCAGGCCCCACGTCGCGCCACGCTGGGTGACGTCGGCGTGCACCACCTGGTCCTGCTCGACGAACGCCACGGCCGGATCGCTGCGCACCGCATCGAGCTGCGCCCGGTTCAGCGCCGCCGAGAAGCCGTTGATGATCCCATAGGTGTGCATCGGCGCGATGCTGGCCGACGCCAGCGTGGCCTGCAGGGAGGCGCCCTTCTTCATCACGACGATGTACTGCTCCGGAATGCCCTGCCCCGGAGGAGCCATCCGCAGCGGGGCCTGCGTCTGCCCCAGCCCGGCCGGGTCCTGGCCCTCCAGCTCATTGCCTCCGCAGGCGGCGAGGGCGAGCGCGGAACCAATGAACATCACATGACGCATTGCACGCATGGGTTTTCCTTTCAAAAGCTTCTAAGTGGGGGATGCAGGCGAACATATACGAAAATCAACATTTTCATACAAGGATGATTAGCCGTTTTACACGCACTAAGTGGCCAGCCCCGAAGCCCCGGTTATTTTTAAACAGTTAGAAAACAGGGTCCGAAGGGCCCTCGGACGCGGGAGAAGACACCGCCTCCTCCGCGAGACACGGCACGGGAATGGGACAGGCCATGTTGGCCGGACACAGCGCTCGCTGTAGACACGGGGGCGGCTCCGGCGCCATCTCGGCATAGCTCGCGGAGAGCGTCACCCCTGAGTACCGGCTCCAGCCCCGGACCATGACGTAGTAGGTCCCGGCACTGGGCCAGGAGAACGCGCATGTCTCGCTATTGCCACCGGTATAGGGGCGGCAGCCGTACTCGGTCAGGGTGGGCGGGGCGCCGGAGCGGACATAAAGGTCCGCATCCCCTGTCCCCCCCGAGAGGCTGAACGTGGCGCTGGAGACATTTCCGGGGACATAGAAGGTGTAGACCTTCTCCGTGGCCCCACCTCCATAGAGGTTGGAGACAGGGCTGGAGCGCGTGAGCGCATTCCAGTACGCCACCACCGAGAGGCCGGAGGAAGCCGTGACGCTCTTCACCAGCACGGAGTAGGAGCCCTCGGCGGCCGCGAAGAAGCACGCGTCGTAGTTGCCGCTGTAGCGCGACGCGCAATCATACGACGCCTCCGTCGCCACACCGCCCCGCTTGACGTACAGGTCCGCGTTTCCCGTCCCGCTGCTCAGGGAGATGGACAGCCCCACCGAACCTTCGGGGATGGCCACCGAAAAATGTTTCTCGCCCCCGGCGCCCTGCGTGAACCCCGAGACCGGAACCCCCTGGGAGAGCGCCGCGGTGGTCGAGTTGCAGTACATATTCACGTGAAATATTGGCGCCACGCTGTACGCACTTCGATCCGTATAGAGATTGCAGTCCTTGAGCTGGGGGTGGGGATAGAGCTGGCTGCCCACCCCAGGCGTGGGCGTCGTGCCAAAGAGGGGGTAGTACGGGGAGGGCCGCAGGCTCGCCGAGGTCCACTGGTAGAAGCCCGCGCTGTCCAGCACCTGTGTGGAAGGCATGCGCGTGAAGAGCGCATGGGCATAGGTTCCGTTGATCTCAAAGTTCGCGATGTCGCCGTGGAAAGCGTTCTGCCCGGAGGGATTGGCCAGCGGATCCACCTCCTGGTAATCCATCATCGGGTTGGCGCCGTCGGTGACGGGAAACCCCTGCACGGTGACCAGCTTGTTCAGCGCGCACCGCCTCGCCCACTCGACCCGGTTCACCGCATCCGCCGGGCTGATGGCATCCATCCCACACTGTCCAAACTGCGCCT of the Stigmatella erecta genome contains:
- a CDS encoding SBBP repeat-containing protein, coding for MRVWNWLLCVGVSVGAPAGAASPVPVASSGVSIQMVPTGIGDTLNWLQQLGAVAQDQGQAVVATDEGAYTVGQSNSSFDGNTPIGQNDFILVKHNAAGNKLWSKQYGTPVQDFGMGVATYMGSTPHQVYLAGYTAGSFGGANQGMMDAVLLRVDPATGTTVWSRQFGSTATEMVMAVTTDKTGAIYVTGHTMGSIHGQPNAGGFDMFLTKYNAAGTWVWTRQLGTASMEQVRGVATDANDNVYVAGHTDGNLNGTNAGATDLFLAKYNAAGTLQWVKQMGTNQADSIYGVATSRRLDGIVDVYVVGYTGASFDGQPHMGLLDAIVVKFAADGTRVWSRQMGSAGNDMAQAIASDGGANVYITGRTNFDLDTNTSADSDNIFMVKYDAAGTKLVTRQLGSVNALDPTKVMESGNGIAADINDRVYIAGFTEGEFTSPATMNAGEKDVLVLQYRDGCQVNTPGECGISYGWGDPHLGTFDGLAYDFQGVGEFILVESTRGAPLTVQARMRPWNGSKDVSVMTALATQVGTSRVGFYLDATPQVKVNGGAVSLAVGNTVPLPGGGRLRRKDAVSYVVYYPGHDRLIVTLNNGYIDVNFALPTSRQGTLRGLLGNYSGKTDDDLALRTGAVLQQPPTFAQLYTSPSSLAASWRITKEESLFDYGANEDTGTFTDVNFPWSPIAVADLTLAQQEFGLAACRERKVRTAAFLDRCVLDVGLTGEKGFAATAAQLEGQLLTQRGGVLPYQEMDGKRVYFANFQSEAPRQEWSEWRWGKSPEGSKFFLGEFGGGTVDLALTKLPTHTTVVVSFDLVLAGTWDGDGPAGPHAWGVAADGRILLDTTFSNTDSKQSYPARGSLPGTGADALDTLGYSKGDSLYRLKFTLSHRSPELKLNFFARGLKGETWGLDNVEVLAY
- a CDS encoding S8 family peptidase, translating into MRAMRHVMFIGSALALAACGGNELEGQDPAGLGQTQAPLRMAPPGQGIPEQYIVVMKKGASLQATLASASIAPMHTYGIINGFSAALNRAQLDAVRSDPAVAFVEQDQVVHADVTQRGATWGLDRIDQRALPLSTTYTYGQPAFGVNAYIIDTGVTPNHPDFGGRAASVFNSTGDGNANDCNGHGTHVAGTIGGNTWGVAKGVYLYGVKVLGCNGSGSYAGVIAGVDWVRTNGTKPAVANMSLGGGFSQAVNDAVNNLANSGIFVAVAAGNSGADACGYSPASAAAATTAAASESNDARAYYSNYGPCIDVYAPGSGITSTWLNGGTNTISGTSMASPHIAGVAALYKGNFGDDSSAAIDQWIKSNATPNAITGNPAGTPNLLLYKGAL
- a CDS encoding PPC domain-containing protein yields the protein MRLTFRTVAVLAGGLFVPIEAQAQFGQCGMDAISPADAVNRVEWARRCALNKLVTVQGFPVTDGANPMMDYQEVDPLANPSGQNAFHGDIANFEINGTYAHALFTRMPSTQVLDSAGFYQWTSASLRPSPYYPLFGTTPTPGVGSQLYPHPQLKDCNLYTDRSAYSVAPIFHVNMYCNSTTAALSQGVPVSGFTQGAGGEKHFSVAIPEGSVGLSISLSSGTGNADLYVKRGGVATEASYDCASRYSGNYDACFFAAAEGSYSVLVKSVTASSGLSVVAYWNALTRSSPVSNLYGGGATEKVYTFYVPGNVSSATFSLSGGTGDADLYVRSGAPPTLTEYGCRPYTGGNSETCAFSWPSAGTYYVMVRGWSRYSGVTLSASYAEMAPEPPPCLQRALCPANMACPIPVPCLAEEAVSSPASEGPSDPVF